One segment of Tenrec ecaudatus isolate mTenEca1 chromosome 1, mTenEca1.hap1, whole genome shotgun sequence DNA contains the following:
- the DOT1L gene encoding histone-lysine N-methyltransferase, H3 lysine-79 specific isoform X3: protein MKEGGRIVSSKPFAPLNFRINSRNLSDIGTIMRVVELSPLKGSVSWTGKPVSYYLHTIDRTILENYFSSLKNPKLREEQEAARRRQQRENKSNTTTPTKVPESKAAAPADTPMDSGAEDDKAGATTVKKPSPSKARKKKLNKKGRKMAGRKRGRPKKMSTANPERRPKKSQSPLDLLPAQSTPQTAPPSPQDAYKSPHSPFFQLPPAVQRHASSPLLAAPIPPALQKLLESFKIQYLQFLAYTKTPQYKANLQQLLDQEKEKNSQLLGAARQLLSHCQAQKEEIRRLFQQKLDELGVKALTYHDLIQAQKEISAHNQQLKEQTEQLEKDNRALQGQSLQLLKARCEELQLDWPTLSLEKLLKEKQALKSQISEKQRRCLELQISIVELEKSQRQQELLQLKSYLPADEAPVGQLRGKGAPGREPETEPGRHPLELDCARFSLPPLSSLSPELSMNGHGAGYELHSTLSRSSSKQNTPQYLASALDQEVVPCTPGHGARARGDKLASLALPDYTRLSPAKIVLRRHLGQDPAAHGRGAAGELPPRSEHIRENGLSYHSPGTTGSARLSPQDPRPASPMVSQMAGEKGLKERSYGSGGEPITSLPVSIPLSTVQPNKLPVSIPLASVVLPSRAERAALPQQRNTPSPVHLSRDASTFDKQIGANAHGAASSAATSRGLGLAAAGFCAGAVAVSGALAGSPAPLVSAPEPATFDESSGSGSLFATMSSRSSTPQHPSLLAQARGSGPASPAHQLTASPRLGGPPQGLLTDATGDTGFSDPESEAKRRIVFTVVAGTGGARPSPSSRHSPLATGRGESGQGHGQDSRKRGRRKRSSTGTPSLSSAVSPKRRAPSSVAGLFTQSSGSPLNLNSMVSNINQPLAITAISSPEHSLKSSPAPCQDPDQPPVLKKERPLGPSSGAHYSPLTSDEEPGSEDEPGSARIERKIATISLESKSPPKTLENGGSLGSRKPTPVGEPVNSSKWKSTFSPISDLGLAKAADSPLQASSVLGPGSLFAFRPTLEEATAPDAKGTTHPRKGFPASLAGVDGPSPSTNPPNGFALGGALAADLSLHSFSDGASLAHKAPEVAGLGFPSQRGKETGGPEANPFLSKRPPDGLGSLKCEASKARETGELAGASDKAALPPGAKASRGRDRELDFTHGHNLFISATAVSPGGLLNGPGLAPAAPSTGSHAPSAQAHRPFLGTFTPGTQFTLGPMSLQANLGSVASSSVLQSLFSAVPAAAGLVHVSSAATRLTNSHTMATFSSGVTGGTVGGN, encoded by the exons ATGAAGGAAG GTGGCAGAATCGTGTCCTCAAAACCCTTTGCACCTCTAAACTTCAGAATAAACAGTAGAAACTTGAGTG ACATCGGCACCATCATGCGCGTCGTGGAGCTGTCGCCCCTGAAGGGCTCCGTCTCCTGGACAGGGAAGCCGGTCTCCTACTACCTGCACACCATCGACCGGACCATA CTTGAAAACTATTTTTCTAGTCTGAAAAATCCAAAACTCAGG GAGGAACAAGAGGCAGCTAGGCGCCGGCAGCAGCGGGAGAACAAGAGCAACACAACCACGCCCACCAAGGTCCCAGAGAGCAAGGCAGCCGCCCCTGCCGACACGCCCATG GACTCTGGTGCCGAGGACGACAAAGCCGGGGCCACCACTGTCAAAAAGCCATCGCCCTCCAAAGCCCGCAAGAAGAAGCTGAACAAGAAGGGCCGGAAGATGGCTGGCCGCAAGCGCGGGCGCCCCAAGAAGATGAGCACTGCGAACCCCGAGCGCCGGCCCAAGAAGAGCCAGAGCCCACTGGACCTCCTGCCTGCACAGAGCACGCCCCAGACCGCCCCGCCCTCGCCTCAGG ATGCGTACAAGTCACCTCACAGCCCCTTCTTCCAGCTACCTCCGGCCGTGCAGCGGCACGCGTCCAGCCCGTTGCTGGCGGCACCGATCCCGCCAGCGCTGCAGAAGCTGCTAG AGTCCTTCAAGATCCAGTACCTGCAATTCCTGGCGTACACCAAGACACCGCAATACAAGGCCAACCTGCAGCAGTTGCTGGACCAGGAGAAG GAGAAGAACAGCCAGCTGCTGGGCGCTGCACGGCAGCTCCTCAGCCACTGCCAGGCCCAGAAGGAGGAGATCCGACGGCTTTTCCAGCAGAAGCTAGACGAG CTGGGCGTCAAGGCGCTGACCTACCATGACCTGATCCAAGCACAGAAAGAGATCTCTGCACACAACCAGCAGCTCAAGGAGCAGACGGAGCAGCTGGAGAAGGACAACCGGGCGCTGCAGGGCCAGAGCCTGCAACTG CTCAAGGCCCGCTGTGAGGAGCTGCAGCTGGACTGGCCcaccctgtccctggagaagctgCTGAAGGAGAAGCAGGCCCTCAAGAGCCAGATCTCAGAGAAGCAGCGGCGCTGCCTGGAGCTGCAG ATCAGCatcgtggagctggagaagagccAGCGGCAGCAGGAGCTCCTGCAGCTCAAGTCATACTTGCCTGCGGATGAGGCACCGGTCGGGCAGCTGCGAGGAAAGGGTGCGCCGGGCCGGGAGCCTGAGACCGAGCCGGGCCGCCACCCCCTGGAGCTGGACTGCGCCCGGTTCTCGCTGCCGCCCTTGAGCAGCCTGAGCCCTGAGCTCTCCATGAATGGCCACGGGGCAGGCTACGAGCTGCACAGCACCCTCAGCCGGTCCTCCTCCAAGCAGAACACACCGCAGTACTTGGCCTCAGCCCTGGACCAGGAGGTGGTGCCCTGCACGCCCGGCCATGGGGCCCGGGCCCGAGGGGACAAGCTGGCCAGCCTGGCCCTGCCCGACTACACGCGCCTCTCCCCAGCCAAGATCGTGCTGCGGCGCCACCTCGGCCAGGACCCCGCTGCCCATGGGAGGGGGGCTGCCGGCGAGCTGCCTCCACG CTCGGAGCACATCCGGGAGAACGGCCTCAGCTACCACAGCCCCGGAACCACAGGCAGTGCCAGACTGAGCCCGCAGGACCCCCGGCCCGCGTCTCCCATGGTCTCGCAGATGGCAGGGGAGAAG GGCCTGAAGGAGCGCTCCTATGGCAGTGGCGGCGAGCCCATCACCAGCCTGCCCGTCAGCATCCCGCTCAGCACCGTGCAGCCCAACAAACTTCCCGTCAGCATCCCCCTGGCCAGTGTGGTGCTGCCCAGCCGGGCCGAGCGGGCG GCTCTCCCCCAACAGAGGAACACACCCAGCCCCGTGCACCTGAGCCGAGACGCTTCCACCTTTGACAAGCAGATTGGTGCTAATGCCCATGGTGCCGCGAGCAGCGCGGCCACAAGCAGAGGCCTGGGACTGGCTGCTGCAG GCTTCTGCGCAGGCGCGGTGGCTGTCAGCGGGGCCCTGGCAGGCAGCCCTGCACCCCTGGTGTCAGCGCCCGAGCCCGCCACGTTCGATGAGTCCTCGGGCTCCGGCAGCCTGTTCGCCACCATGAGCTCACGCAGCTCCACCCCGCAGCACCCCTCCCTGTTGGCCCAGGCCCGAGGCTCCGGCCCGGCCTCCCCTGCCCACCAGCTCACAGCAAGCCCCCGGCTCGGgggccctccccagggcctgctcacGGATGCCACCGGCGACACAGGCTTCTCTGACCCGGAGAGTGAGGCCAAGCGCAGGATTGTCTTTACCGTGGTGGCCGGCACAGGCGGTGCCCGGCCCTCGCCCTCCAGCAGGCATAGCCCCCTGGCCACCGGCCGTGGGGAAAGTGGGCAGGGCCATGGGCAGGACAGCCGCAAGCGGGGTCGCAGGAAGCGCTCGTCAACTGGCACTCCCAGTCTGAGCTCCGCCGTGTCCCCCAAGCGCCGGGCCCCCTCCTCCGTTGCTGGGCTCTTCACACAGTCCTCAGGGTCCCCCCTGAATCTCAACTCCATG GTCAGCAACATCAACCAGCCCCTGGCCATCACAGCCATCTCCTCCCCCGAGCATTCCCTGAAGAGCTCGCCGGCCCCCTGCCAGGACCCCGACCAGCCACCTGTACTCAAGAAAGAGAGGCCGCTGGGCCCGAGCAGCGGGGCCCACTACTCCCCGCTGACATCCGACGAGGAGCCGGGCTCGGAGGACGAGCCTGGCAGTGCCAG GATTGAGAGAAAAATTGCGACCATCTCTTTAGAAAGCAAATCTCCCCCGAAAACCTTGGAGAATG GTGGTAGCTTGGGCAGCCGGAAGCCAACACCAGTTGGAGAGCCAGTCAACAGCAGCAAGTGGAAGTCCACCTTCTCCCCCATCTCGGACCTGGGTCTGGCCAAGGCGGCCGACAGCCCCCTGCAGGCTAGCTCTGTGCTCGGCCCCGGCTCCCTGTTTGCCTTCCGGCCCACCCTGGAGGAAGCCACTGCCCCTGATGCCAAGGGGACCACGCATCCCCGGAAgggcttcccagcttccctggctGGGGTGGACGGGCCCAGCCCTAGCACCAACCCCCCCAATGGGTTCGCCCTGGGCGGGGCCCTGGCTGCCGACCTCAGTTTACACAGCTTCAGCGACGGTGCTTCTCTCGCCCACAAGGCCCCCGAGGTGGCCGGGttgggcttcccctcccagcggggCAAGGAGACTGGTGGCCCCGAAGCCAACCCTTTCCTGAGCAAGCGGCCACCGGATGGGTTGGGCAGCCTGAAGTGCGAGGCCAGCAAGGCCCGTGAGACCGGCGAGCTGGCTGGGGCTTCAGACAAAGCTGCACTTCCGCCCGGGGCGAAGGCAAGCCGAGGCCGGGACCGCGAACTCGACTTCACCCATGGCCACAACCTCTTCATCTCGGCCACCGCCGTGTCCCCCGGGGGCCTGCTCAATGGCCCGGGCCTGGCCCCGGCAGCACCCTCCACAGGCAGCCACGCGCCCTCTGCCCAGGCACACCGCCCCTTCCTGGGCACCTTCACTCCTGGCACGCAGTTTACCCTGGGCCCAATGTCACTGCAGGCCAACCTGGGCTCGGTGGCCAGCTCGTCTGTGCTGCAGTCCCTGTTCAGTGCTGTGCCGGCCGCCGCGGGCCTGGTGCATGTGTCGTCTGCGGCCACCAGGCTCACCAACTCGCACACCATGGCCACCTTCTCTTCCGGAGTCACAGGCGGAACTGTTGGAG GTAACTAG
- the DOT1L gene encoding histone-lysine N-methyltransferase, H3 lysine-79 specific isoform X2, whose amino-acid sequence MGEKLELRLKSPVGAEPAVYPWPLPVYDKHHDAAHEIIETIRWVCEEIPDLKLAMENYVLIDYDTKSFESMQRLCDKYNRAIDSIHQLWKGTTQPMKLNTRPCTGLLRHILQQVYNHSVSDPEKLNNYEPFSPEVYGETSFDLVAQMIDEIKMTEDDLFVDLGSGVGQVVLQVAAATNCKHHYGVEKADIPAKYAETMDREFRKWMKWYGKKHAEYTLERGDFLSEEWRERIANTSVIFVNNFAFGPEVDHQLKERFANMKEGGRIVSSKPFAPLNFRINSRNLSDIGTIMRVVELSPLKGSVSWTGKPVSYYLHTIDRTILENYFSSLKNPKLREEQEAARRRQQRENKSNTTTPTKVPESKAAAPADTPMDSGAEDDKAGATTVKKPSPSKARKKKLNKKGRKMAGRKRGRPKKMSTANPERRPKKSQSPLDLLPAQSTPQTAPPSPQDAYKSPHSPFFQLPPAVQRHASSPLLAAPIPPALQKLLESFKIQYLQFLAYTKTPQYKANLQQLLDQEKEKNSQLLGAARQLLSHCQAQKEEIRRLFQQKLDELGVKALTYHDLIQAQKEISAHNQQLKEQTEQLEKDNRALQGQSLQLLKARCEELQLDWPTLSLEKLLKEKQALKSQISEKQRRCLELQISIVELEKSQRQQELLQLKSYLPADEAPVGQLRGKGAPGREPETEPGRHPLELDCARFSLPPLSSLSPELSMNGHGAGYELHSTLSRSSSKQNTPQYLASALDQEVVPCTPGHGARARGDKLASLALPDYTRLSPAKIVLRRHLGQDPAAHGRGAAGELPPRSEHIRENGLSYHSPGTTGSARLSPQDPRPASPMVSQMAGEKGLKERSYGSGGEPITSLPVSIPLSTVQPNKLPVSIPLASVVLPSRAERARNTPSPVHLSRDASTFDKQIGANAHGAASSAATSRGLGLAAAGFCAGAVAVSGALAGSPAPLVSAPEPATFDESSGSGSLFATMSSRSSTPQHPSLLAQARGSGPASPAHQLTASPRLGGPPQGLLTDATGDTGFSDPESEAKRRIVFTVVAGTGGARPSPSSRHSPLATGRGESGQGHGQDSRKRGRRKRSSTGTPSLSSAVSPKRRAPSSVAGLFTQSSGSPLNLNSMVSNINQPLAITAISSPEHSLKSSPAPCQDPDQPPVLKKERPLGPSSGAHYSPLTSDEEPGSEDEPGSARIERKIATISLESKSPPKTLENGGSLGSRKPTPVGEPVNSSKWKSTFSPISDLGLAKAADSPLQASSVLGPGSLFAFRPTLEEATAPDAKGTTHPRKGFPASLAGVDGPSPSTNPPNGFALGGALAADLSLHSFSDGASLAHKAPEVAGLGFPSQRGKETGGPEANPFLSKRPPDGLGSLKCEASKARETGELAGASDKAALPPGAKASRGRDRELDFTHGHNLFISATAVSPGGLLNGPGLAPAAPSTGSHAPSAQAHRPFLGTFTPGTQFTLGPMSLQANLGSVASSSVLQSLFSAVPAAAGLVHVSSAATRLTNSHTMATFSSGVTGGTVGGN is encoded by the exons ATGGGCGAGAAGCTGGAGCTGAGGCTCAAGTCGCCCGTGGGGGCCGAGCCCGCCGTCTACCCGTGGCCGCTGCCGGTCTAC GACAAACACCATGATGCTGCTCATGAAATCATCGAGACCATCCG ATGGGTCTGTGAAGAAATCCCAGACCTCAAGCTGGCCATGGAAAACTATGTGCTCATAGACTATGACACCAAAAG CTTCGAGAGCATGCAGCGGCTCTGCGACAAGTATAACCGGGCCATCGACAGCATCCACCAGCTG TGGAAGGGGACCACGCAGCCCATGAAGCTCAACACGCGGCCGTGCACGGGGCTGCTGCGCCACATCCTGCAGCAGGTCTACAACCACTCGGTCAGCGACCCCGAGAAGCTCAACAACTACGAGCCCTTCTCGCCCGAGGTCTATGGTGAGACCTCCTTTGACCTGGTGGCGCAGATGATCGATGAAATCAAGATGACCGAGGATGACCTCTTTGTGGACCTGGGCAGTG GAGTGGGCCAGGTGGTGCTCCAGGTCGCCGCAGCCACCAACTGTAAGCATCACTACGGCGTCGAGAAAGCCGACATCCCAGCCAAGTACGCGGAG ACGATGGACAGAGAGTTCAGGAAGTGGATGAAATGGTATGGAAAAAAGCATGCCGAATACACA CTGGAAAGAGGCGACTTTCTCTCTGAAGAGTGGCGGGAGCGCATCGCCAACACGAG TGTTATATTTGTGAATAACTTTGCCTTTGGTCCTGAGGTGGATCACCAGCTGAAGGAGAGGTTTGCAAACATGAAGGAAG GTGGCAGAATCGTGTCCTCAAAACCCTTTGCACCTCTAAACTTCAGAATAAACAGTAGAAACTTGAGTG ACATCGGCACCATCATGCGCGTCGTGGAGCTGTCGCCCCTGAAGGGCTCCGTCTCCTGGACAGGGAAGCCGGTCTCCTACTACCTGCACACCATCGACCGGACCATA CTTGAAAACTATTTTTCTAGTCTGAAAAATCCAAAACTCAGG GAGGAACAAGAGGCAGCTAGGCGCCGGCAGCAGCGGGAGAACAAGAGCAACACAACCACGCCCACCAAGGTCCCAGAGAGCAAGGCAGCCGCCCCTGCCGACACGCCCATG GACTCTGGTGCCGAGGACGACAAAGCCGGGGCCACCACTGTCAAAAAGCCATCGCCCTCCAAAGCCCGCAAGAAGAAGCTGAACAAGAAGGGCCGGAAGATGGCTGGCCGCAAGCGCGGGCGCCCCAAGAAGATGAGCACTGCGAACCCCGAGCGCCGGCCCAAGAAGAGCCAGAGCCCACTGGACCTCCTGCCTGCACAGAGCACGCCCCAGACCGCCCCGCCCTCGCCTCAGG ATGCGTACAAGTCACCTCACAGCCCCTTCTTCCAGCTACCTCCGGCCGTGCAGCGGCACGCGTCCAGCCCGTTGCTGGCGGCACCGATCCCGCCAGCGCTGCAGAAGCTGCTAG AGTCCTTCAAGATCCAGTACCTGCAATTCCTGGCGTACACCAAGACACCGCAATACAAGGCCAACCTGCAGCAGTTGCTGGACCAGGAGAAG GAGAAGAACAGCCAGCTGCTGGGCGCTGCACGGCAGCTCCTCAGCCACTGCCAGGCCCAGAAGGAGGAGATCCGACGGCTTTTCCAGCAGAAGCTAGACGAG CTGGGCGTCAAGGCGCTGACCTACCATGACCTGATCCAAGCACAGAAAGAGATCTCTGCACACAACCAGCAGCTCAAGGAGCAGACGGAGCAGCTGGAGAAGGACAACCGGGCGCTGCAGGGCCAGAGCCTGCAACTG CTCAAGGCCCGCTGTGAGGAGCTGCAGCTGGACTGGCCcaccctgtccctggagaagctgCTGAAGGAGAAGCAGGCCCTCAAGAGCCAGATCTCAGAGAAGCAGCGGCGCTGCCTGGAGCTGCAG ATCAGCatcgtggagctggagaagagccAGCGGCAGCAGGAGCTCCTGCAGCTCAAGTCATACTTGCCTGCGGATGAGGCACCGGTCGGGCAGCTGCGAGGAAAGGGTGCGCCGGGCCGGGAGCCTGAGACCGAGCCGGGCCGCCACCCCCTGGAGCTGGACTGCGCCCGGTTCTCGCTGCCGCCCTTGAGCAGCCTGAGCCCTGAGCTCTCCATGAATGGCCACGGGGCAGGCTACGAGCTGCACAGCACCCTCAGCCGGTCCTCCTCCAAGCAGAACACACCGCAGTACTTGGCCTCAGCCCTGGACCAGGAGGTGGTGCCCTGCACGCCCGGCCATGGGGCCCGGGCCCGAGGGGACAAGCTGGCCAGCCTGGCCCTGCCCGACTACACGCGCCTCTCCCCAGCCAAGATCGTGCTGCGGCGCCACCTCGGCCAGGACCCCGCTGCCCATGGGAGGGGGGCTGCCGGCGAGCTGCCTCCACG CTCGGAGCACATCCGGGAGAACGGCCTCAGCTACCACAGCCCCGGAACCACAGGCAGTGCCAGACTGAGCCCGCAGGACCCCCGGCCCGCGTCTCCCATGGTCTCGCAGATGGCAGGGGAGAAG GGCCTGAAGGAGCGCTCCTATGGCAGTGGCGGCGAGCCCATCACCAGCCTGCCCGTCAGCATCCCGCTCAGCACCGTGCAGCCCAACAAACTTCCCGTCAGCATCCCCCTGGCCAGTGTGGTGCTGCCCAGCCGGGCCGAGCGGGCG AGGAACACACCCAGCCCCGTGCACCTGAGCCGAGACGCTTCCACCTTTGACAAGCAGATTGGTGCTAATGCCCATGGTGCCGCGAGCAGCGCGGCCACAAGCAGAGGCCTGGGACTGGCTGCTGCAG GCTTCTGCGCAGGCGCGGTGGCTGTCAGCGGGGCCCTGGCAGGCAGCCCTGCACCCCTGGTGTCAGCGCCCGAGCCCGCCACGTTCGATGAGTCCTCGGGCTCCGGCAGCCTGTTCGCCACCATGAGCTCACGCAGCTCCACCCCGCAGCACCCCTCCCTGTTGGCCCAGGCCCGAGGCTCCGGCCCGGCCTCCCCTGCCCACCAGCTCACAGCAAGCCCCCGGCTCGGgggccctccccagggcctgctcacGGATGCCACCGGCGACACAGGCTTCTCTGACCCGGAGAGTGAGGCCAAGCGCAGGATTGTCTTTACCGTGGTGGCCGGCACAGGCGGTGCCCGGCCCTCGCCCTCCAGCAGGCATAGCCCCCTGGCCACCGGCCGTGGGGAAAGTGGGCAGGGCCATGGGCAGGACAGCCGCAAGCGGGGTCGCAGGAAGCGCTCGTCAACTGGCACTCCCAGTCTGAGCTCCGCCGTGTCCCCCAAGCGCCGGGCCCCCTCCTCCGTTGCTGGGCTCTTCACACAGTCCTCAGGGTCCCCCCTGAATCTCAACTCCATG GTCAGCAACATCAACCAGCCCCTGGCCATCACAGCCATCTCCTCCCCCGAGCATTCCCTGAAGAGCTCGCCGGCCCCCTGCCAGGACCCCGACCAGCCACCTGTACTCAAGAAAGAGAGGCCGCTGGGCCCGAGCAGCGGGGCCCACTACTCCCCGCTGACATCCGACGAGGAGCCGGGCTCGGAGGACGAGCCTGGCAGTGCCAG GATTGAGAGAAAAATTGCGACCATCTCTTTAGAAAGCAAATCTCCCCCGAAAACCTTGGAGAATG GTGGTAGCTTGGGCAGCCGGAAGCCAACACCAGTTGGAGAGCCAGTCAACAGCAGCAAGTGGAAGTCCACCTTCTCCCCCATCTCGGACCTGGGTCTGGCCAAGGCGGCCGACAGCCCCCTGCAGGCTAGCTCTGTGCTCGGCCCCGGCTCCCTGTTTGCCTTCCGGCCCACCCTGGAGGAAGCCACTGCCCCTGATGCCAAGGGGACCACGCATCCCCGGAAgggcttcccagcttccctggctGGGGTGGACGGGCCCAGCCCTAGCACCAACCCCCCCAATGGGTTCGCCCTGGGCGGGGCCCTGGCTGCCGACCTCAGTTTACACAGCTTCAGCGACGGTGCTTCTCTCGCCCACAAGGCCCCCGAGGTGGCCGGGttgggcttcccctcccagcggggCAAGGAGACTGGTGGCCCCGAAGCCAACCCTTTCCTGAGCAAGCGGCCACCGGATGGGTTGGGCAGCCTGAAGTGCGAGGCCAGCAAGGCCCGTGAGACCGGCGAGCTGGCTGGGGCTTCAGACAAAGCTGCACTTCCGCCCGGGGCGAAGGCAAGCCGAGGCCGGGACCGCGAACTCGACTTCACCCATGGCCACAACCTCTTCATCTCGGCCACCGCCGTGTCCCCCGGGGGCCTGCTCAATGGCCCGGGCCTGGCCCCGGCAGCACCCTCCACAGGCAGCCACGCGCCCTCTGCCCAGGCACACCGCCCCTTCCTGGGCACCTTCACTCCTGGCACGCAGTTTACCCTGGGCCCAATGTCACTGCAGGCCAACCTGGGCTCGGTGGCCAGCTCGTCTGTGCTGCAGTCCCTGTTCAGTGCTGTGCCGGCCGCCGCGGGCCTGGTGCATGTGTCGTCTGCGGCCACCAGGCTCACCAACTCGCACACCATGGCCACCTTCTCTTCCGGAGTCACAGGCGGAACTGTTGGAG GTAACTAG